The Vicia villosa cultivar HV-30 ecotype Madison, WI linkage group LG1, Vvil1.0, whole genome shotgun sequence genome includes a region encoding these proteins:
- the LOC131661234 gene encoding uncharacterized protein LOC131661234 has protein sequence MTWYKSLPDEFITSWKGLGWLFSRHFTASCRHPKLEASLEAISQGKDESLRAYIERFNKEAVQVCTMADMKKYLLEQGLQPQSDFAKAVGIETPGTLDAFFLKAHAYIQYEEKETSHAVRNSRQEESAKRTCHEESSRRGNDKKKEYKSRDAKDYKGPAEKFREYNPLNASRERILTEFVNVEFQTGKFRFPKSMPARPNVDKSKYYRFHKGHRHNTEDCIHLKDAVEILIMEGHLKQYAKKQETPKETKAIAEEQPAEDTSTLQVAMSVTPPEDFYIPDRVGASMFLSSHSPWESFPSAMVISGGGFSKLTVGSVKQKFEELISASSSKTATLDLSRRSSALIAFYKEELPYGTPTATIPLLIRARMANFDVRRILVDQGSFVDIMYSQLFSTLQLDKIHLTPTWDQTCRDSMGLSLNHRASWS, from the coding sequence ATGACCTGGTACAAGAGTCTCCCAGATGAGTTCATCACATCATGGAAAGGACTCGGCTGGCTCTTCTCGAGGCACTTCACGGCCTCTTGCAGACACCCCAAATTAGAAGCCTCGTTGGAGGCCATTAGCCAGGGGAAAGACGAATCTCTTCGGGCGTATATTGAAaggttcaacaaggaggccgtccaggTCTGCACTATGGCGGACATGAAAAAATATCTTTTGGAGCAGGGCCTTCAGCCTCAGTCCGACTTTGCCAAGGCCGTGGGCATCGAGACACCGGGCACGTTAGACGCTTTCTTCCTCAAAGCACACGCGTATATTCAATATGAAGAGAAAGAGACCTCCCACGCGGTTCGAAACTCCAGACAGGAGGAAAGCGCTAAACGTACCTGCCATGAAGAGAGTTCTCGGCGGGGAAACGACAAGAAGAAAGAATACAAGAGTCGCGATGCCAAAGATTATAAAGGTCCAGCCGAGAAGTTTCGAGAGTATAACCCTCTGAACGCGTCCCGAGAGCGTATTCTGACCGAGTTTGTTAATGTTGAATTCCAGACGGGAAAATTTCGCTTCCCGAAGTCTATGCCAGCGAGGCCGAACGTGGACAAATCGAAGTACTATAGGTTCCACAAAGGCCACAGGCATAACACCGAAGATTGTATCCACTTGAAGGATGCGGTTGAGATACTAATCATGGAGGGACATCTCAAACAATACGCCAAAAAGCAAGAGACTCCCAAAGAAACGAAGGCAATAGCCGAAGAACAACCAGCCGAAGACACCTCCACCCTCCAAGTCGCTATGAGTGTGACCCCACCAGAGGACTTTTATATCCCAGACAGGGTCGGTGCCTCGATGTTCTTATCTTCGCATAGCCCGTGGGAGTCATTCCCTTCCGCGATGGTGATATCCGGGGGAGGATTCAGCAAACTAACCGTGGGTTCCGTCAAACAAAAGTTCGAAGAACTCATATCGGCTAGTTCAAGCAAGACAGCCACGCTCGACCTATCCAGAAGAAGTTCCGCACTAATCGCGTTCTATAAGGAAGAGCTTCCCTATGGTACTCCCACCGCCACGATTCCACTGCTCATTCGCGCTCGGATGGCCAACTTTGATGTCCGGCGCATTCTGGTCGACCAAGGCAGTTttgtcgacatcatgtactctcaATTATTCTCCACCCTACAATTGGACAAAATCCACCTTACTCCTACGTGGGATCAGACCTGTAGGGATTCAATGGGACTGTCACTAAACCATAGGGCTTCGTGGAGTTGA